AAAAAAATTAAAAAGCAACCTGTACAAAAAGAAGTTAAAGAAGCTGTGGTAATCACAGGCTCCAACATACAAGCATCTTTAGGAAAAGCAGAGGAGTACCTGAAGAAGGGCGATAGCGATAGCTCTCTAAGGGTATTTATTAAAATATATGATTATACAAAAGAAGTGTTAACAACTATCGGCATTGTCCAAAGCCAGTACGAGATGTTGTTCAATGATTCCGCAATAGGCCAGAATGAAAAAGAAGATATTTTTATAAAATTGAACAGGAT
This portion of the Pseudomonadota bacterium genome encodes:
- a CDS encoding tetratricopeptide repeat protein: MLFLTITIIFPNVSHGAEKKIKKQPVQKEVKEAVVITGSNIQASLGKAEEYLKKGDSDSSLRVFIKIYDYTKEVLTTIGIVQSQYEMLFNDSAIGQNEKEDIFIKLNRIKQLTPKYTNIKIASAYNIGYIYSKKGDSEKARTFLSEVLEATPFSTKQSSLWMKSKTLLLDLYGLEGEF